The Methanomicrobiales archaeon HGW-Methanomicrobiales-1 genome includes a region encoding these proteins:
- a CDS encoding V-type ATP synthase subunit F — MYKFVVVTDRDRASGFRLAGVEVLEAGTLEEARKVIPPLLYKDDIGIVAVNEEFMLSLDEKLMDRIEKMHRPLIIPIPSKSKEVDRRTYIERLLRKAIGYNIVLKR, encoded by the coding sequence ATGTATAAATTTGTCGTCGTTACCGACCGGGACCGGGCATCCGGGTTCCGGCTTGCCGGTGTGGAAGTTCTTGAAGCGGGAACCCTGGAAGAGGCGAGAAAAGTGATCCCCCCGCTGTTGTACAAGGACGATATCGGTATTGTTGCGGTAAATGAGGAGTTCATGCTCTCTCTGGATGAGAAACTGATGGATCGGATCGAGAAGATGCACCGCCCGCTCATCATCCCGATCCCCTCGAAGTCCAAAGAGGTTGACCGGAGGACATACATCGAACGGCTCCTGAGAAAAGCGATCGGGTACAATATCGTTTTGAAGAGGTGA